A genomic segment from bacterium encodes:
- the rlmN gene encoding 23S rRNA (adenine(2503)-C(2))-methyltransferase RlmN, giving the protein MTGLTLQELEEFAESIGEKKFRGRQLFSWIYERKATGFGDMTDLAKRLREKLDTVAALGCLQQAGRTLSDESNTVKYLFHLQDDHSIESVLMREPGRRTCCLSTQVGCAFKCSFCATGAMGFHRDLTAGEIVDQVLFIEREAGVDLTNVVLMGMGEPLQNYDAVIKACTLLNHPDGPAIAGRHIVLSTVGIVPAIYRFADEGHPFRLAISLHAPTDEKRKALLPIGRKYPLAELMKAVRYYAQKARQHPTFEYVLLAGVNDSEQDAENLVRLLKGLPCKINLIPYNAAIEKFFAPDAQAVDRFVQRLRALHAPVSVRWSKGADIAAACGQLAIRRT; this is encoded by the coding sequence TTGACCGGCCTGACCCTTCAGGAGCTCGAAGAGTTCGCCGAATCGATCGGGGAAAAGAAATTTCGCGGCCGTCAGTTGTTCAGCTGGATCTATGAGAGGAAAGCGACCGGCTTTGGCGATATGACCGATCTCGCCAAACGATTGCGTGAAAAGCTGGACACTGTGGCTGCTCTTGGCTGCCTGCAGCAGGCCGGCCGTACGCTGTCCGATGAATCTAATACCGTCAAATATCTCTTTCACCTGCAGGACGACCATTCGATCGAAAGTGTGCTGATGCGTGAACCCGGGCGCCGCACCTGTTGCCTTTCCACCCAGGTGGGGTGTGCGTTTAAATGCTCCTTTTGCGCCACCGGGGCGATGGGTTTTCACCGCGATCTGACGGCCGGCGAAATAGTCGACCAGGTTCTGTTCATCGAACGCGAGGCCGGCGTCGATCTGACCAATGTGGTGTTGATGGGCATGGGTGAACCATTGCAGAATTATGATGCAGTGATCAAAGCCTGCACTCTTTTGAACCACCCGGATGGCCCGGCCATCGCCGGCCGGCATATTGTTCTCTCCACTGTAGGAATTGTACCGGCGATTTATCGTTTTGCGGACGAGGGCCATCCTTTTCGCCTGGCCATCTCTTTGCATGCGCCGACCGATGAAAAACGCAAGGCCCTGCTGCCCATCGGCCGCAAATATCCTCTGGCTGAGTTGATGAAGGCTGTCCGCTACTATGCACAGAAAGCGAGACAGCATCCGACCTTTGAATATGTTCTGCTGGCCGGCGTCAACGACAGCGAGCAGGATGCAGAAAACCTGGTGCGCTTGCTCAAAGGATTGCCCTGCAAGATCAATCTTATTCCCTACAACGCGGCTATTGAAAAATTTTTTGCTCCGGATGCGCAGGCGGTAGATCGATTTGTTCAGCGGTTGCGGGCGCTGCACGCACCGGTTTCCGTCCGCTGGAGCAAGGGGGCTGACATCGCTGCTGCCTGCGGGCAGCTGGCGATCAGACGCACCTGA
- a CDS encoding radical SAM protein translates to MNKLLKILRLAGKNPSMAAAKAAITWRNQISVRRDYRREDGSARPPSTLCLKLTNSCNLACKMCGQPRENLAQDDIKYAPETFFRQKVAVSDYQALIDEVHRFHPNLYLWGGEPFIYADIFDLIAHGKKHHLTCQVNTNGLYIKKYVRELVDSGLDDLIVSIDGPEAVHDQVRGMPGAFRLVQAGLQELLEEKKRRGATKPIIRVRGTISPQNFEHLYALTGIAKSLGADSLNFNWTWFTTHATGTAHQQLMKRLFDIEALSWRPFESDLVMDPEKRRRLDGIREQLIQLENNRENFLITLSPDVRPEEVERYYTDIRYTFGSDRCYAVWLKSYILPNGDVTPCPDYPDFIAGNILQQPFMEIWNGERYKHWRRELRARKLFPVCYRCCDLFLSNLAVL, encoded by the coding sequence ATGAATAAATTATTAAAAATTTTACGCCTGGCGGGCAAAAATCCTTCGATGGCGGCGGCCAAAGCAGCCATCACTTGGCGCAACCAAATCAGCGTCAGGCGGGATTATCGCCGTGAGGATGGCTCTGCCCGGCCGCCATCCACGCTGTGCCTTAAACTCACCAACAGCTGCAATCTGGCATGCAAAATGTGCGGACAGCCCAGGGAGAACCTGGCTCAGGATGATATTAAATATGCACCGGAAACGTTTTTCCGCCAGAAAGTGGCGGTAAGCGACTATCAGGCGCTCATCGATGAGGTCCATCGCTTTCATCCCAACCTCTATCTTTGGGGGGGGGAGCCGTTTATTTATGCGGATATCTTTGACCTCATCGCACATGGTAAAAAACACCATCTCACCTGTCAGGTGAACACCAACGGCCTCTATATTAAAAAATATGTCCGCGAACTGGTGGACTCGGGGCTGGATGATCTGATCGTCTCCATCGACGGACCAGAGGCGGTACATGATCAGGTACGCGGAATGCCCGGCGCCTTCCGGCTGGTGCAGGCGGGGCTACAGGAGCTTCTGGAGGAAAAAAAGCGTCGAGGCGCGACCAAACCGATTATCCGGGTGCGCGGCACCATCAGTCCACAAAATTTCGAGCATCTCTATGCGCTCACCGGCATCGCCAAATCCTTGGGCGCCGACAGTCTGAATTTCAACTGGACCTGGTTTACCACCCATGCCACTGGGACCGCTCATCAGCAGCTGATGAAACGGCTGTTCGACATCGAAGCACTCTCCTGGCGGCCTTTTGAAAGCGACCTGGTGATGGATCCGGAGAAACGCCGCAGACTGGACGGCATTCGCGAACAGCTGATCCAGTTGGAGAACAACCGGGAAAATTTTCTCATCACCCTGTCGCCCGACGTCAGGCCGGAAGAGGTCGAACGCTACTACACCGACATCCGCTACACCTTTGGTTCAGACCGCTGCTATGCGGTGTGGTTGAAATCCTACATTCTGCCTAACGGCGATGTCACGCCGTGTCCCGATTATCCCGATTTTATCGCCGGCAACATTTTGCAGCAACCTTTTATGGAAATCTGGAACGGCGAACGGTATAAACACTGGCGCCGTGAGTTGCGAGCGCGCAAACTTTTTCCCGTGTGCTACCGCTGTTGCGATTTGTTTCTGTCCAACCTCGCCGTGCTTTAG
- a CDS encoding DUF58 domain-containing protein: protein MNNPFAKRPDDATGTNYRRFLNPEAVSKLKNMNLIARLVVEGFITGLHRSPYHGFSVEFAEHRPYMPGDDLRRLDWKVLGKTDRLYLKEYEEETNLRSYLLVDASASMGYRSGQVSKLQYAAWLAASLSYLMLRQRDAVGLVTYSDHIRKLLPPRSIYSYLPVILQELQNTSSQGETRIGRIFHQLAERMPRRSLLIIFSDLFDHPQEILSGLKHFRHNHHEVIVFHILDPLERRFDFKQAGTFLDVETGEKLSTQPWHIRTEYSRLIDEFIDTLKKGCREHRIDYALMDTAEDFDRALLQYLIKRKRIGG, encoded by the coding sequence ATGAATAATCCTTTTGCAAAAAGGCCGGATGATGCGACTGGGACAAACTACCGGCGCTTTTTGAACCCCGAAGCCGTCTCCAAGCTCAAAAATATGAACCTCATCGCCCGGCTGGTGGTGGAGGGCTTTATCACCGGATTGCACCGCAGCCCGTATCACGGCTTCAGCGTCGAATTCGCCGAACACCGGCCCTATATGCCGGGCGACGACCTTCGCCGTCTTGACTGGAAAGTGCTGGGCAAAACCGATCGTCTTTATCTCAAAGAATATGAAGAGGAGACCAATCTGCGGTCGTATCTGCTGGTGGATGCTTCTGCTTCCATGGGCTATCGGTCCGGCCAAGTCAGCAAATTGCAATATGCCGCCTGGCTGGCCGCCAGCCTCTCCTACCTGATGTTGCGCCAGCGGGACGCCGTGGGGCTGGTCACCTACTCGGATCATATCCGCAAACTCCTACCGCCGCGCTCCATCTACAGCTATCTGCCTGTCATCCTGCAAGAGTTGCAGAACACCTCCAGCCAAGGGGAGACCCGCATCGGCCGCATCTTTCACCAGCTGGCGGAGCGCATGCCCCGGCGCAGTCTACTCATTATCTTTTCCGACCTCTTTGATCACCCGCAGGAGATCCTCTCCGGACTCAAACATTTTCGCCACAACCACCATGAGGTGATCGTGTTTCATATCCTGGATCCCCTGGAACGCCGTTTTGATTTCAAACAGGCCGGCACTTTCCTCGATGTGGAGACTGGAGAAAAACTCTCCACCCAACCATGGCACATCCGCACTGAATACAGCCGATTGATCGACGAATTCATCGATACGCTGAAAAAAGGGTGCCGCGAGCATCGCATCGATTACGCGCTGATGGACACGGCCGAGGACTTTGACCGCGCTCTGCTGCAGTATCTCATCAAGCGCAAAAGGATTGGGGGATAA
- a CDS encoding radical SAM protein, giving the protein MRVFFINPPFLGRFSRSQRSPGVIKSGTMYYPYWLAHAAALVEKNGHEIQVVDCPAAALSEQALHQAVLDFNPDLMVLESVAASWYADCETAARLKKLLPDSRICLVGTHVTVLWRETLEREPLIDFIAIGEYDYTILELTENLHRPDRLAHIKGLAFRQGADTRRTEDRPLIMDLDQLPYIAPIYKRFFKVENYYFNLSYHPMVMLIGGRGCNSLCFYCVYPQVIHGHSYRHRSPEHLIGEMCWVQENMPEVREITFEDDNFAADRRFARRFAELVRERGVRLPFFANLRTAVDYETLKALRDAGLRNCAVGFESGDDRLLRTMRKGQNSDIQARFVRDAHRLGLLVHGCFMVGFPGETRETMNKTLDLAFKIKPDSAQFYPVMPYPGTGAYAYYEQNGMLATKNFREWLTAEGGHRCVLNLPGLSPQEIEAFCERAFRRFHFRPRYLMYKIMQLLLHPREGWRSLKAGLFFIWYTLTNRRERQEPFAVSAVPTPEEWLHEIRVPMGRMEKIKRGDQS; this is encoded by the coding sequence ATGCGTGTCTTTTTCATCAATCCCCCCTTTCTGGGCCGCTTCAGCCGAAGCCAGCGCAGTCCGGGAGTCATCAAATCCGGCACCATGTATTATCCCTACTGGCTTGCGCACGCCGCTGCGCTGGTCGAAAAGAACGGACACGAGATCCAAGTGGTTGACTGTCCGGCGGCCGCACTCTCCGAGCAGGCGCTGCATCAAGCGGTGCTGGACTTTAATCCTGATCTGATGGTGCTCGAGTCAGTCGCGGCCAGCTGGTACGCGGACTGCGAAACCGCAGCCCGGCTTAAAAAGCTGCTGCCCGACAGCCGCATCTGTCTGGTGGGAACCCATGTGACCGTGCTCTGGCGGGAGACTCTGGAACGGGAGCCGCTGATCGATTTCATCGCCATCGGCGAATATGATTATACCATCCTCGAGTTGACCGAAAACCTGCATCGACCGGATCGTCTGGCGCACATCAAGGGGCTGGCCTTTCGCCAAGGTGCTGATACGCGCCGCACAGAGGATCGGCCGCTGATCATGGATCTGGATCAGCTGCCTTATATCGCGCCGATCTACAAACGCTTCTTCAAAGTAGAGAACTATTACTTTAACCTCTCCTATCATCCCATGGTTATGCTGATCGGCGGCCGCGGCTGCAATTCGCTCTGCTTTTACTGCGTCTATCCTCAGGTCATCCACGGACACTCTTATCGCCATCGCAGTCCCGAACATCTGATCGGTGAAATGTGCTGGGTGCAGGAGAACATGCCCGAGGTGCGCGAGATCACCTTTGAGGACGACAACTTTGCCGCTGACCGCCGTTTTGCCCGCCGTTTTGCCGAACTGGTGCGCGAACGGGGCGTACGGCTGCCGTTTTTCGCCAATCTGCGCACTGCCGTGGACTATGAAACTCTGAAGGCGTTGCGGGACGCCGGGCTGCGCAACTGCGCCGTGGGATTTGAATCCGGCGACGACCGTTTGCTGCGCACCATGCGTAAGGGGCAGAACAGCGACATCCAAGCCCGGTTCGTCAGGGACGCCCATCGACTGGGGCTTCTGGTACACGGCTGTTTTATGGTGGGTTTTCCGGGTGAAACCCGGGAAACCATGAACAAAACGCTGGACCTGGCGTTCAAAATCAAGCCGGACAGCGCTCAATTTTATCCGGTGATGCCCTATCCGGGCACCGGCGCTTATGCCTATTATGAACAGAACGGCATGCTGGCCACCAAGAACTTTCGCGAATGGTTGACCGCTGAGGGCGGCCACCGCTGTGTGCTCAATCTGCCGGGATTATCGCCGCAGGAGATCGAAGCGTTCTGTGAACGAGCCTTTCGGCGTTTTCATTTTCGCCCGCGCTACCTCATGTATAAAATCATGCAGCTGCTGCTCCATCCCCGCGAGGGCTGGCGTTCCCTGAAAGCGGGTCTCTTTTTTATCTGGTATACGCTGACCAACCGGCGTGAACGTCAGGAGCCGTTTGCCGTGTCCGCCGTCCCAACGCCGGAGGAGTGGTTGCACGAGATCCGCGTGCCCATGGGCCGGATGGAAAAAATTAAACGAGGTGACCAATCATGA
- a CDS encoding MoxR family ATPase, translating to MSSTQQPNDVELVHRFKNIHSALIREIGKVIIGQNRVIDELLIALFSRGHCLLVGVPGLAKTLLISTVARVLNLKFSRIQFTPDLMPSDITGTEVIEEDKSSGRKTFKFVQGPVFANMVLADEINRTPPKTQSALLQAMQEHEITAAGATYKLAEPFFVLATQNPIEQEGTYPLPEAQLDRFMLNLWVDYPDEREEQDIVSATTSNYQADLKTVLNAAEIIGFQDLIRRVPVADNVISYAVRLVRKTRPLSSEAPAFVKEWITWGAGPRASQYLILGAKTRAVLDGRPTPDIDDVRAMAKPVLRHRLVTNFNAEAEGITTLQLIERLNDE from the coding sequence ATGTCATCGACCCAACAACCCAATGACGTGGAACTGGTCCACCGGTTTAAGAACATACACAGCGCCTTAATCCGGGAGATCGGCAAGGTCATCATCGGCCAGAACCGGGTGATCGACGAACTGTTGATCGCTCTGTTTAGTCGCGGACATTGTCTGCTGGTCGGCGTTCCCGGCCTGGCGAAGACACTGCTGATCAGCACCGTGGCCCGGGTTCTGAATCTGAAATTCAGCCGCATTCAGTTCACCCCGGACCTGATGCCCTCGGACATCACCGGCACAGAGGTGATCGAGGAGGATAAAAGCAGCGGTAGGAAAACCTTTAAATTCGTCCAGGGACCGGTGTTCGCCAACATGGTGCTGGCGGACGAAATCAATCGTACGCCGCCTAAAACCCAATCCGCCCTTCTGCAGGCCATGCAGGAACATGAAATCACTGCCGCCGGCGCCACTTACAAGCTGGCGGAGCCGTTCTTCGTTCTGGCCACACAGAACCCCATCGAACAGGAGGGCACCTATCCGCTGCCGGAGGCGCAGCTGGACCGCTTTATGCTCAATTTATGGGTGGATTATCCGGATGAGAGGGAAGAACAAGACATCGTCAGCGCCACCACCAGCAATTATCAGGCTGATCTGAAAACGGTTCTGAACGCCGCTGAAATCATCGGCTTTCAGGATCTGATCCGCCGCGTGCCGGTGGCGGACAACGTCATCTCCTACGCAGTCCGCCTGGTGCGCAAAACCCGTCCTCTTTCGTCTGAGGCGCCTGCATTTGTCAAAGAATGGATCACCTGGGGCGCTGGACCACGGGCTTCACAATACTTGATCCTCGGCGCCAAGACCCGTGCGGTGCTGGACGGCCGTCCCACGCCGGACATCGACGACGTACGCGCCATGGCCAAACCGGTGCTGCGCCATCGACTGGTGACCAATTTCAACGCCGAAGCGGAAGGGATCACCACGCTGCAGCTCATCGAGCGCCTGAACGATGAATAA
- a CDS encoding DUF1080 domain-containing protein: MRQILTIWALLMWAVPSRIVAAEDGWIPIFNGKDLQGWTVKIAGRKLNDNYRNTFRVRDGVLQVCYDGYKNFDDRFGHLFYQQKLSRYRLRLDYRFIGQQTKGAPAWALRNSGIMLHCQSPQSMSKTQFFPVSIEAQLLGGDGQTERSTGNVCTPGTHVVINDRLITQHCIESTSKTYAWDQWVTLEVEVNGYGPIVHFINGERVLQYEKPQLDPTDPDAQKLIRDGILRLDEGYIALQAESHPVEFRNILLKIIQ, translated from the coding sequence ATGAGACAAATCTTGACAATCTGGGCTCTTCTTATGTGGGCTGTTCCCAGCCGTATAGTCGCTGCAGAGGATGGCTGGATTCCCATTTTCAACGGCAAAGACCTGCAGGGATGGACGGTGAAAATCGCCGGGCGAAAGCTGAACGACAACTATCGCAACACCTTCCGCGTCCGCGACGGTGTGCTGCAGGTCTGCTATGACGGCTATAAAAACTTTGATGATCGCTTCGGCCATCTCTTCTATCAGCAAAAACTCTCCCGTTACCGTCTGCGGCTGGACTACCGTTTCATCGGACAACAGACCAAGGGAGCGCCCGCCTGGGCGCTGCGCAACAGCGGCATTATGCTGCATTGCCAGTCCCCGCAAAGCATGAGCAAGACACAATTTTTTCCGGTCTCCATCGAAGCGCAGTTGTTGGGCGGCGATGGTCAGACAGAGCGGTCGACCGGCAATGTCTGCACGCCGGGCACCCATGTGGTCATCAACGACCGATTGATCACTCAGCATTGCATCGAGTCCACCTCCAAAACCTATGCCTGGGATCAGTGGGTCACCCTAGAAGTGGAGGTGAACGGTTACGGTCCCATCGTCCATTTCATCAACGGGGAGCGCGTCCTGCAGTATGAAAAACCGCAGCTCGATCCGACCGATCCGGATGCACAAAAATTGATCCGCGACGGCATCCTGCGGTTGGACGAGGGATATATCGCGCTGCAGGCTGAAAGCCATCCGGTTGAATTCCGCAACATCCTGCTTAAAATAATTCAATAG